In Aquincola tertiaricarbonis, the genomic stretch CCGTTGGGAAACGGGGCACCAGACCTGTCCTCAGGTACTCCAGCACCACGGGCGTGGCCAACCCGGCGGACAGCAGCGCCAGCAGGGCCGCCAGCACCGAGAAGTAGGCCAGCGGGCGTTCATGCTTGTACAGCTGCAGGATCAGCCGCAGGATGCGCCAGCCGTCGCGGTAGGTGGACAGCTTGCTGGCCGATCCTTCGGGCCGCGCGCCGTAGGGCGTGTTGATCTCCGTCACCGGCATGCGCAGCTCCAGTGCGTGCACGGTCAGCTCGGTCTCGGTCTCGAATCCCTTGGACAGCGCCGGAAACGACTTCACGAAGCGGCGAGAGAACGCGCGATAGCCGGACAGGATGTCCGTGAAGCTGCGCCCGAACAGCTTGGCGACGACGCCGGTCAGCATCGCGTTGCCGAACACATGGCCTGGCCGATAGGCCTCGGTCTGCGTATGCGTGCGGCAGCCCACGACCATGTCGAACTGCTCGGTCAGCAGGGTCTGCACCATCTTCGGGCCGCTGGCTGCGTCATAGGTGGCGTCGCCGTCCACCAGCAGGTACACATCGGCCTCGATGTCGGCAAACATGCGGCGCACGACGTTGCCCTTGCCCTGGCGACGTTCGACGCGCACGATCGCGCCGGCTTCGCGGGCGACCTCGGAGGTGCGGTCCTTCGAGTTGTTGTCGTAGACGTAGATGGCGGCCTGCGGCAGGGCTGCGCGGAAGTCCTTGACCACCTGGGCAATGGCGACCTCTTCGTTGTAGCAAGGGATCAGCACCGCCACGCGCGGCGTGGGGTCCAGGGCGACGTCCATGGGGTAGTCCTTAGCGCACTTCATAAAGGGTGACTTCGTAGCTGGGCGTCAGGATCCGCCGGCGGATGTCGGCCGGCAGCCGTTGCGCCAGGCCCAGCGAGTTCAGCAGTTGTCCCACCGGTTTTGCCGGTCCGACCAATTGTTCCGTCGACACCCAGCTGGGCTGTCGCCGGAAGGCCGAGGCCACGTCCCGGCAGCGCAACTGCGCGGCGCATTGCTCCACGCGTATCGGGCTGTAGAACACCCGGTCACCGGGCCTGGCCGGCGCGGTGGACACGGTCTGGGTGGCAACGCCTGCGATGCGGAAGAAGCCCTGTGCGCGTTCGAAGGTCTCGATGTCGGTGTGGATGGGTTGCTGGGGGTGCGACCTCACCCAGTCCACCAGCGCCTGCTCGATCGCGCGGGGCTGCGTGTTCTCGACCGACAGGCACAGCATGTTGACTGCCAGCACGGCAGCCATGACGCCGCCGGCCAGCAGCCTGCGCCGCACGGACCAGAGCCGGGCCACCCACCAGGCCGTCAGCACGGCGGCGACCCAGGCGGGCACGAGC encodes the following:
- a CDS encoding glycosyltransferase; this translates as MDVALDPTPRVAVLIPCYNEEVAIAQVVKDFRAALPQAAIYVYDNNSKDRTSEVAREAGAIVRVERRQGKGNVVRRMFADIEADVYLLVDGDATYDAASGPKMVQTLLTEQFDMVVGCRTHTQTEAYRPGHVFGNAMLTGVVAKLFGRSFTDILSGYRAFSRRFVKSFPALSKGFETETELTVHALELRMPVTEINTPYGARPEGSASKLSTYRDGWRILRLILQLYKHERPLAYFSVLAALLALLSAGLATPVVLEYLRTGLVPRFPTAILSTGIMILAFLFFIAGVILETVTRGRQEIKRLLYLQMPRWEL